The following are encoded together in the Nocardia sp. XZ_19_385 genome:
- the nuoE gene encoding NADH-quinone oxidoreductase subunit NuoE — MTEILLKLSTRPEPYPPEVRERLAVEAKEIMGRYPVARSALLPMLHLVQAEESFVSSTGIEFCAAMLGLTGAEVTAVATFYSMFRRTPTGEYHVGVCTNTLCAVMGGDEILALLERHLGIKHGQTTEDGAVTLEHIECNAACDFAPVVMVNWEFFDNQTPESAQALVDALRAGQPVTPTRGATLCTFKQTARILAGFPDERPGVLDGAAGEATLAGLKVSREENA; from the coding sequence ATGACCGAGATCCTGCTCAAGCTCTCGACCCGGCCCGAGCCCTATCCCCCGGAGGTCCGCGAGCGCCTGGCCGTCGAGGCCAAGGAGATCATGGGCCGCTACCCGGTGGCCCGCTCGGCGCTGCTGCCGATGCTGCATCTGGTGCAGGCCGAAGAGAGTTTCGTGTCCAGCACCGGCATCGAATTCTGTGCCGCCATGCTGGGATTGACCGGCGCGGAAGTCACCGCGGTCGCCACCTTCTACTCCATGTTCCGGCGCACCCCGACCGGGGAGTACCACGTCGGCGTCTGCACCAACACGCTGTGCGCGGTGATGGGCGGCGACGAGATCCTGGCCCTGCTGGAACGTCACCTCGGCATCAAGCACGGCCAGACCACCGAGGACGGCGCGGTCACCCTCGAGCACATCGAGTGCAACGCGGCCTGCGATTTCGCGCCCGTCGTGATGGTGAACTGGGAATTCTTCGACAACCAAACCCCGGAATCGGCACAGGCATTGGTGGACGCGCTGCGCGCCGGCCAGCCGGTGACCCCGACCCGGGGCGCGACGCTGTGCACGTTCAAGCAGACCGCCCGCATCCTCGCCGGATTCCCCGACGAGCGCCCCGGCGTGCTCGACGGTGCGGCGGGCGAGGCGACCCTGGCCGGCCTGAAGGTTTCGCGGGAGGAGAACGCATGA
- a CDS encoding NADH-quinone oxidoreductase subunit A, with protein MNLEMPTLVLGAVAAAFGIFSIIMASLIGPKRYNRSKMEAYECGIEPTPHAISGGPGNAAGQRFPVKYYLTAMLFIIFDIEIVFLYPWAVHFDSLGVFGFVAMALFIVNVSVAYAYEWSRGGLSWD; from the coding sequence GTGAATTTGGAAATGCCCACGCTCGTCCTCGGCGCCGTCGCAGCGGCGTTCGGAATCTTCTCGATCATCATGGCCTCGCTGATCGGACCGAAGCGCTACAACCGGTCCAAGATGGAGGCCTACGAGTGCGGTATCGAACCGACGCCACACGCCATCTCGGGCGGCCCCGGAAACGCTGCGGGCCAACGCTTCCCGGTGAAGTACTACCTCACCGCCATGCTCTTCATCATCTTCGACATCGAGATCGTGTTCCTCTACCCGTGGGCCGTGCACTTCGATTCGCTCGGCGTCTTCGGGTTCGTCGCCATGGCCTTGTTCATCGTCAATGTCTCCGTCGCCTATGCCTACGAGTGGAGCCGTGGCGGGCTCAGTTGGGACTGA
- the nuoF gene encoding NADH-quinone oxidoreductase subunit NuoF, producing the protein MTTALTPVLSRYWDDPESWTLDTYSRHDGYQALRKALRMDPDAVIQTVKDAGLRGRGGAGFPTGLKWGFIPQGPGPDGVTKPHYLVVNADESEPGTCKDIPLMLSSPHALIEGVIIGSYAIRAATAFIYVRGEVVPVLRRLQAAVEQAYAAGYLGKNILGSGYDLDLVVHAGAGAYICGEETALLDSLEGRRGQPRLRPPFPAVAGLYACPTVVNNVESIASVPPIILNGIEWFRSMGSEKSPGFTLYSLSGHVARPGQYEAPLGITLRELLKFAGGVRAGHTVKFWTPGGSSTPLFTDEHLDVPLDYEGVAAAGSMLGTKALQIFDDTTCVVRAVLRWTEFYAHESCGKCTPCREGTYWLVQLLKRVEEGRGTESDLQKLLDISDTINGKSFCALGDGAASPIVSSLKYFRQEYEMHLGGAGCPFDPARSTVWAEGEIR; encoded by the coding sequence ATGACCACCGCCCTGACGCCGGTCCTGTCCCGTTACTGGGATGACCCGGAGTCCTGGACCCTCGACACCTACTCGCGTCACGACGGCTATCAGGCGCTGCGCAAAGCACTTCGGATGGACCCGGACGCGGTCATCCAGACCGTCAAGGACGCCGGTCTGCGCGGCCGTGGCGGCGCGGGCTTCCCGACCGGTCTGAAGTGGGGCTTCATCCCGCAGGGTCCCGGACCCGACGGCGTGACGAAACCGCACTACCTGGTGGTCAACGCCGACGAGTCCGAACCCGGTACCTGCAAAGACATTCCGCTGATGCTGTCGAGCCCGCACGCGTTGATCGAAGGCGTGATCATCGGCTCGTACGCGATCCGCGCCGCTACCGCGTTCATCTACGTGCGCGGCGAGGTGGTGCCAGTGCTGCGCCGTCTGCAAGCCGCCGTCGAACAGGCTTATGCCGCAGGCTATCTCGGCAAGAACATCCTGGGCTCCGGTTACGACCTCGACCTCGTGGTGCATGCCGGCGCGGGCGCTTACATCTGCGGCGAGGAAACCGCGCTGCTCGATTCCCTGGAAGGCCGCCGCGGTCAGCCCCGCCTGCGGCCGCCGTTCCCGGCCGTCGCGGGCCTCTATGCCTGCCCGACCGTGGTCAACAATGTGGAATCCATCGCCTCCGTGCCGCCGATCATCCTCAACGGCATCGAGTGGTTCCGGTCCATGGGCAGCGAGAAGTCGCCCGGCTTCACGTTGTACTCGCTGTCCGGCCATGTGGCACGCCCCGGGCAATATGAAGCGCCCCTTGGCATTACGCTGCGCGAGCTGCTGAAGTTCGCGGGCGGTGTCCGAGCCGGGCACACGGTCAAGTTCTGGACCCCGGGCGGTTCGTCGACCCCGCTGTTCACCGACGAACACCTCGACGTCCCCCTCGACTACGAAGGCGTCGCCGCCGCCGGATCCATGCTCGGCACCAAGGCCCTGCAGATCTTCGACGACACCACCTGTGTGGTGCGCGCCGTGCTGCGCTGGACCGAGTTCTACGCCCACGAATCCTGCGGCAAATGCACCCCTTGCCGCGAAGGCACCTACTGGCTCGTGCAGCTGCTGAAGCGCGTGGAAGAGGGCCGGGGCACCGAATCGGATCTGCAGAAGCTGCTCGATATCAGCGACACCATCAACGGCAAGTCGTTCTGCGCGCTCGGTGACGGCGCGGCCAGCCCCATCGTCTCCTCGCTCAAATACTTCCGGCAGGAGTACGAGATGCACCTCGGCGGGGCGGGCTGTCCGTTCGATCCGGCGCGCAGCACGGTCTGGGCGGAAGGAGAGATCCGATGA
- a CDS encoding NADH-quinone oxidoreductase subunit D, with the protein MDTLPTVTVAGQDWDQVAESIEGAAEERIVVNMGPQHPSTHGVLRLILEIEGETVKEARCGIGYLHTGIEKNLEFRNWMQGVTFVTRMDYLSPFFNETAYCLGVESLLDITEQIPERATVVRVMLMELNRISSHLVALATGGMELGALTPMLFGFRERELILDVFETITGLRMNHAYIRPGGLAQDLPDDGVQKVRELLDLMPKRLRDMEHLLTQNPIWKARTQDIGYLDLTGCMALGITGPCLRATGLPHDLRKSQPYCGYETYEFDIPTTTGCDCYGRYVIRVEEMKESLKIVEQCLDRLRPGPVMVSDKKIAWPADLKLGPDGLGNSPEHIGKIMGTSMEGLIHHFKLVTEGIRVPAGQVYTAVESPRGELGVHMVSDGGTRPFRVHYRDPSFTNLQAVAAMCEGGMVADVIASVASIDPVMGGVDR; encoded by the coding sequence ATCGACACTCTCCCCACGGTCACCGTCGCCGGACAGGACTGGGACCAGGTCGCCGAATCGATCGAGGGCGCGGCCGAAGAACGCATCGTCGTCAATATGGGACCGCAGCACCCGTCCACGCACGGCGTGCTGCGCCTCATCTTGGAGATCGAGGGCGAAACCGTCAAAGAAGCCCGGTGCGGTATCGGCTACCTGCACACCGGTATCGAGAAGAACCTCGAATTCCGGAACTGGATGCAGGGCGTCACCTTCGTCACCCGGATGGACTACCTGTCCCCCTTCTTCAACGAGACCGCCTACTGCCTCGGTGTGGAATCGCTGCTCGACATCACCGAGCAGATCCCGGAGCGCGCCACGGTCGTTCGCGTCATGCTCATGGAACTCAACCGCATCTCCTCGCATCTGGTGGCCCTGGCCACCGGCGGTATGGAGCTGGGTGCGCTCACCCCGATGCTGTTCGGTTTCCGGGAACGCGAACTGATCCTGGACGTCTTCGAGACCATCACCGGCCTGCGCATGAACCACGCCTACATCCGGCCGGGCGGCCTCGCCCAGGATCTGCCGGACGATGGCGTGCAGAAGGTGCGTGAACTCCTCGATCTGATGCCGAAACGCTTGCGGGACATGGAGCATCTGCTCACCCAGAATCCCATCTGGAAGGCCCGCACCCAGGACATCGGCTACCTGGACCTGACCGGCTGCATGGCCCTGGGCATCACCGGCCCGTGCCTGCGCGCCACCGGTCTGCCGCACGATCTGCGCAAGTCGCAGCCGTACTGCGGTTACGAGACCTACGAATTCGACATCCCCACCACCACCGGCTGCGACTGCTACGGCCGCTACGTCATCCGGGTGGAGGAGATGAAGGAGTCGCTCAAGATCGTCGAGCAGTGCCTGGACCGGCTGCGGCCCGGCCCGGTCATGGTGTCGGACAAGAAGATCGCCTGGCCCGCCGACCTGAAGCTGGGCCCGGACGGACTCGGCAACTCCCCCGAGCACATCGGCAAGATCATGGGCACATCCATGGAGGGACTCATCCACCACTTCAAACTGGTCACCGAGGGCATCCGGGTGCCCGCGGGCCAGGTGTACACGGCCGTGGAATCCCCGCGCGGCGAACTCGGCGTGCACATGGTCAGCGACGGCGGCACCCGGCCCTTCCGGGTGCACTACCGGGACCCCTCGTTCACGAATCTGCAAGCGGTGGCGGCGATGTGCGAGGGCGGCATGGTCGCCGACGTGATCGCCTCCGTCGCGAGCATCGATCCGGTGATGGGTGGTGTCGACCGATGA
- a CDS encoding NADH-quinone oxidoreductase subunit B family protein, whose protein sequence is MGLEEKLPSGFLLSTVEDFAGYLRKGSLWPATFGLACCAIEMMATGAGRFDIARFGMEAFRASPRQADLMIVAGRVSNKMAPVLRQVYDQMTEPKWVLAMGVCASSGGMFNNYAIVQGVDHVVPVDIYLPGCPPRPEMLLNAIIALHEKIQEMPLGVNREEAIRAAEQAALASTPTIRMEGLLR, encoded by the coding sequence ATGGGTCTCGAAGAAAAGCTGCCCAGCGGATTCCTGCTGAGCACCGTGGAAGACTTCGCCGGCTACCTGCGCAAGGGTTCGCTGTGGCCGGCCACCTTCGGCCTCGCCTGCTGCGCCATCGAGATGATGGCAACGGGCGCAGGCCGTTTCGACATTGCCCGGTTCGGCATGGAGGCCTTCCGCGCCTCCCCGCGCCAGGCCGACCTGATGATCGTCGCCGGGCGCGTCAGCAACAAGATGGCGCCGGTGCTGCGGCAGGTCTACGACCAGATGACCGAGCCGAAATGGGTTCTGGCCATGGGGGTTTGCGCCTCCTCCGGCGGCATGTTCAACAACTACGCGATCGTGCAGGGCGTCGACCATGTGGTGCCGGTCGACATCTACCTGCCCGGCTGCCCGCCGCGGCCGGAAATGCTGCTGAACGCGATCATCGCGCTGCACGAGAAGATCCAGGAGATGCCGCTCGGCGTGAACCGTGAGGAAGCGATCCGCGCCGCCGAACAGGCCGCGCTCGCCTCCACCCCGACCATTCGGATGGAGGGTCTGCTGCGATGA
- a CDS encoding NADH-quinone oxidoreductase subunit C, with amino-acid sequence MTFDAPQNPTRETDAAATAGPEGTLPQEHPGTPGEEVIGVRHGMFGSTDTGDTSGYGRLVRPVTLPGGSHPPYGGYFDEVVAALRAALAATDLALETALEKVVVFRGQLSLHVRREHLVTVAQALRDYAALRFELCLGVSGVHYPDDAGRELHAIYPLMSITHNRRLRIEVSAPDDDRHIPSLFGVYPTVDWHERETYDFFGIIFDGHPSLTRILMPDDWRGHPQRKDYPLGGIPVEYKGARIPPPDERRAYS; translated from the coding sequence ATGACCTTCGACGCTCCGCAGAACCCCACTCGGGAAACCGACGCCGCCGCCACCGCGGGCCCGGAAGGCACACTGCCCCAGGAACATCCGGGCACGCCGGGCGAAGAGGTGATCGGCGTCCGGCACGGCATGTTCGGCAGCACCGACACCGGCGACACCTCCGGTTACGGCCGTCTGGTCCGCCCGGTCACGCTGCCCGGCGGCAGCCACCCGCCCTACGGCGGCTACTTCGACGAGGTCGTCGCCGCGCTGCGCGCCGCCCTGGCCGCGACCGACCTCGCCCTGGAGACGGCGCTGGAGAAGGTCGTGGTCTTCCGCGGCCAGCTCTCCCTGCACGTCCGGCGCGAGCACCTGGTGACCGTCGCGCAGGCCCTGCGGGATTACGCCGCACTGCGTTTCGAGCTCTGCCTCGGCGTCAGCGGCGTGCACTACCCCGACGACGCGGGCCGCGAACTGCACGCGATCTACCCGCTGATGTCGATCACCCACAATCGCCGGCTGCGGATCGAGGTCTCCGCACCCGACGACGACCGGCACATCCCGTCGCTGTTCGGCGTGTACCCCACCGTCGACTGGCACGAGCGGGAAACCTACGACTTCTTCGGCATCATCTTCGACGGCCATCCGTCGCTGACCCGCATTCTCATGCCGGACGACTGGCGCGGTCACCCCCAGCGCAAGGACTACCCGCTCGGCGGGATCCCGGTCGAATACAAGGGCGCGCGTATCCCGCCGCCCGACGAGCGGAGGGCTTACAGCTAG
- a CDS encoding FHA domain-containing protein, whose protein sequence is MPDIEVLAGTHLVAAADGVLIVVANREDAPATRASAAGAALLEVQGLVRAAAKSEKQRSGKAFARLATNWLMGLADEEAVEFGVLTPTTTGVAVFLHGRVSAVLAGAERSEVLRGGEAGFTVDRLVIPGPEVGAGVFVDEGDQQFDLPGVRGVCVLADGAVPGSGGVLWYGQPVYRPPAERPTTRDRSQSAADHAVAQARSLSKPRPESAPDAIPTPDALPAVLRDPFRDILAPAPTAGPAVVKGFKCARQHHNDPRVTVCAVCGMRMDERTGLLTDGVRPPLGLLLFDDGTIIILDADCVLGREPEHSAAARRGARPVRLDDASGGMSRTHAEIRLIDWDVTVLDLGSANGTHLRAPGHPEWTRVIPGHPQPLRPGAQILLGARTATFDSQHGQV, encoded by the coding sequence ATGCCGGACATCGAGGTGCTCGCCGGCACCCATCTCGTCGCCGCCGCCGACGGCGTGCTGATCGTCGTCGCCAATCGGGAGGACGCGCCCGCGACCCGAGCCTCGGCGGCCGGTGCGGCCTTGCTCGAAGTACAAGGGCTGGTGCGGGCGGCGGCCAAGTCGGAAAAGCAGCGCAGCGGGAAAGCCTTCGCGCGCTTGGCCACCAACTGGCTGATGGGGCTCGCCGACGAGGAGGCCGTCGAATTCGGGGTGCTCACGCCGACCACCACCGGGGTGGCCGTCTTCCTGCACGGTCGGGTGTCGGCGGTGCTCGCGGGCGCCGAACGCTCGGAGGTGCTGCGCGGTGGCGAGGCCGGATTCACGGTGGACCGCTTGGTGATTCCCGGGCCCGAGGTCGGTGCCGGGGTCTTCGTCGACGAGGGCGACCAGCAGTTCGACCTGCCCGGAGTGCGCGGTGTGTGCGTCCTGGCGGACGGCGCGGTTCCCGGCTCCGGCGGCGTCCTCTGGTACGGACAGCCGGTGTATCGCCCGCCCGCCGAACGTCCGACCACTCGGGATCGCTCCCAATCTGCCGCGGATCACGCTGTGGCGCAGGCGCGTTCACTGTCGAAACCCCGTCCGGAATCGGCGCCGGACGCCATACCGACCCCCGATGCCCTACCGGCCGTCCTGCGCGACCCGTTCCGCGACATCCTGGCCCCCGCGCCGACTGCCGGTCCGGCCGTCGTCAAGGGCTTCAAATGCGCTCGCCAGCACCACAATGACCCCCGCGTCACCGTCTGCGCGGTCTGCGGTATGCGCATGGACGAACGCACCGGCCTCCTGACCGATGGCGTTCGCCCGCCGCTGGGCTTGCTCCTCTTCGACGACGGCACCATCATCATCCTCGACGCCGACTGCGTCCTCGGCCGCGAACCCGAGCACTCCGCTGCCGCCCGCCGCGGCGCCCGCCCCGTCCGCCTCGACGACGCCTCCGGCGGTATGTCCCGCACCCACGCCGAAATCCGCCTCATCGACTGGGATGTCACCGTCCTGGACCTGGGCTCGGCCAACGGCACGCACCTGCGCGCCCCCGGCCACCCCGAATGGACCCGCGTAATCCCGGGCCACCCCCAGCCCCTGCGGCCCGGCGCCCAAATTCTGCTGGGCGCCCGCACCGCCACCTTCGATTCCCAGCACGGCCAGGTCTAG